A window of Thermococcus sp. LS1 genomic DNA:
AAGCAGGCGGCAAAGATTCTCTTCGAGACGAGGCCGACGGCAGTCTCTCTGCCGAATGCGCTCCGTTACGTCATGCACCGCGGAAAGGTGGCCTACGCAGGAGGAGCCGACCTCGACCAGCTAAAGTTCGTCGTCATCAACGCGGCTAAAGAGTTCATCCACAACTCCGAGAACGCCGTTGTGAGGATTGGAGAATTTGGTGCCAAGCGCATAGAGGACGGCGACGTCATAATGACCCACTGCCACAGCAAGGCAGCTATAAGTGTCATGAAGACCGCCTGGGAGCAGGGCAAGGACATAAAGGTCATCGTCACGGAGACGAGGCCCAAGTGGCAGGGCAAAATAACGGCGAAGGAGCTTGCCAGCTACGGCATTCCGGTCATATATGTCGTTGATTCTGCGGCCAGGCACTACATGAAGATGACGGACAAGGTCGTCATGGGCGCGGACAGCATCACCGTGAACGGTGCGGTTATAAACAAGATCGGAACTGCCCTCATAGCGCTGACTGCCAAGGAGCACAGGGTATGGACGATGATAGCGGCCGAGACTTACAAGTTCCATCCGGAGACCATGCTCGGCCAGCTCGTCGAGATTGAGATGCGCGACCCCTACGAGGTCATTCCAAAGGAAGAACTGGAAACCTGGCCAAAGAACATCGAGGTCTGGAACCCAGCTTTCGACGTTACTCCACCGGAGTACGTGGATGTCATAATAACCGAGCGCGGAGTTATTCCACCGAGCGCAGCAATCGACATCCTCAAGGAGGAGTTCGGCTGGGCCCTCAAGTACACCGAGCCCTGGGAGGACTGAGGTTTTTCCTTGTCTCTTTATTTCTCGTCATTTGATGGTGAAAAATGAAAGGCTTTAACCTCCGACGCTTCCTGCGGTGAACGCTTCGGCATATGCCTTCACGACTTCCTCATCGCCCATTATCATGAGGACTCTGACGAGATCCATGCCCTTCACTTGGGCAAATTCCACGTAGAGGTACTGACTGTCTCTAACGAAAAAAGCTGAATACATGGGTTTTAATGCCTCTGTTTCTAAGATTTCCACATGTTCCTTTTCTTTGAAGCCAGAGAATTTGATTTTATTAAGAGTGGCCTTTAAAATTTCCTCGGGCTTACAGGTACAAGTTCCGTTGAACCAAGTGGAAACGAACCGTCCTCCACCAGTGCTGTTGAACCAGTAAGGGTTCTCCAAGAGCTCACCTGCCTCGATTTTCCAGCTTCCGTTGGATATCGGTATCGTGTAAACTGCTATTCTCACTGAACCCGCGGAGACAGCGGTCTCTTTTCGTTTGTCCACCCTTTTCAAATCGCTCCAAGAGTTCCCGTCGTTTTTGACTCTCCACCGAAGGAATAGACCATAGCCAGCTTTCCCTTCCGCTTCCAGCACTGCCTTTCCTGTAGCCTTGGTGATGTAGCACGGTGGGCTTATCCCCAGTTCCTCAGCCCAGTCTTCGATCACGTAAAAGCCCTTATCTCCATGGGGCCACGGGGTAAAGCTCTCCTCGTACTCTACAACTGACCCGTTTGGTAGATAACGGTGAACAGTTACCACAGGCATCGAGGGCCAGTAGGATACGTTCGAAGTTAGGAGGCAATTCTTTGAACCTTCATCCTGTTCTGTCTCTCGGATGGGCATTTTGGAATACAACACCACCGCAAGAAAAAGTAAAATAATGGAAAGTATGAGCAGTTTTGTGATAGTTCTACCGTTCAACTGTATCACCCCCGGATAATGGTTCTGGCCCGCTTATGCATGTTGGGTATATTACGTATAAATCCGCGTTTTGCCAGTTCCCTACCAAAATCCAGTCCACGCTTAATGCCTCATAATTTCTTGCTCCCGTGTGGACTTGTAGGTATTCGTACCCGTTGCTGTAAATTCGGTATCCTGTAAAGGACATTACATGAGGCCATGTTATCCATTTACCACTTTCCTCTAAATACGCCTGAAATGTTCTAAATAATCCTGGTCTGTTGTTGTCAACCTCATACTTCAATTTGCCAAACAACCAGGAGGGATCTGGATTCTCGTACCAATAAACTTGATATGAGCAATGTGGAGGATCAGCCAGTTCCCCTTCCCAGTAGCGGCGAATGGCGTCTTGGTAAAATGCTTCAAGACCAGGCCCAATGTCATCGGGAGCAGTGTTCCCACAGTAATCAGTGTGCATAAGGTCATGGAGGATATCTATTATGGCCTCCCGATACCAGTCAGTACGATATTGAGGCTCGTAATAACCCACAACCATAGAACCTGCGATTGGAGCGCATGCGTCGTCATCTCCCCAGGGATCCGGGGCTGGCCCAAGGTTTGAATCTGTATCTGATGCTCCTCCTGGATCTGTATCGGTCCATGCTGGAACGCCGTAGATTATCTTCTCAGACGTTATTGTTGCCAGTGGAGTAATCGGGTATTTCGGTGTTGTAAGTACTATGGATTCTATTGATTTCCACTCTTTTTGGTTCTTGGTGGCCTCAACTTCCAGTGAGAGAGTGTACCTGCTTGGCTTTTTGTACTCCCTCCCCTTTATGTCCATTAATTTGTCTCCTATTAGTAACCCATAGCTTAGCCCTCCAAGGTAGGCAAAGCGGTAGTTTTTCGCTCCTTTCCTCACCGCAAGTTCTTTCATCAAGTCGCTTGGGGTCTTTTCCCCAAAGCCCGCTTCGAGAATTGCCGGCGGCAAATTCCTGTTGGCAGAGACGATTATGTAGCCGATGGTTTTTCCATTCTTGACCATTCTGAACTCATAAGCGGCTAATCTACCATCGGGGAAGTAGAGGGGTGTTGGGTTGGTTGGGACTGCCCCGTTGAATTCCGGGAACTTGTGAAGTTCCCTGACTGCCAGTGCTTTGACTGTCGCTAGAGGTACTGCTTCTGGCTTGTCAACTGGTGCTGCCGTCACGATCCCCCCTAACAAGAAAAGTCCGATAAGTAATACTGCAGGGGCCTTCCAGTTCATGACCTGCACCTCCGGGAAAATAGCAGTGCACAATGAAACGTCAAAATATTTAAACATTTCTATCATCAGGAATGATAAAGTAGTATAAAACCAAGTTATTTAGATAAGAATTCTAAATTATTGAACAAACACGAACTCACTCAAGATGAATCAACATCCTTCATAATAGAAGGAATCAAACGATCAGACTTTGGCCATTCGGTTATGTCCTTTCAAAACACAGGGATGATATTAAACGAACCACACGCAAGGGTTTAAAACGCCTAACCCTTTTATACTTCGGAGACAAAAAACTGAGAGGGTGATGATAATGAAAGCGTACCTTGCTGAGAACGTCAGGGGCATCTACGCCTTTGACGAGAGCGGTAATCTC
This region includes:
- a CDS encoding ribose 1,5-bisphosphate isomerase; translation: MAVVKEVLEIAEKIKNMEIRGAGKIARSAAYALQVQAEQSKATNVDEFWSEMKQAAKILFETRPTAVSLPNALRYVMHRGKVAYAGGADLDQLKFVVINAAKEFIHNSENAVVRIGEFGAKRIEDGDVIMTHCHSKAAISVMKTAWEQGKDIKVIVTETRPKWQGKITAKELASYGIPVIYVVDSAARHYMKMTDKVVMGADSITVNGAVINKIGTALIALTAKEHRVWTMIAAETYKFHPETMLGQLVEIEMRDPYEVIPKEELETWPKNIEVWNPAFDVTPPEYVDVIITERGVIPPSAAIDILKEEFGWALKYTEPWED
- a CDS encoding nuclear transport factor 2 family protein, producing the protein MNWKAPAVLLIGLFLLGGIVTAAPVDKPEAVPLATVKALAVRELHKFPEFNGAVPTNPTPLYFPDGRLAAYEFRMVKNGKTIGYIIVSANRNLPPAILEAGFGEKTPSDLMKELAVRKGAKNYRFAYLGGLSYGLLIGDKLMDIKGREYKKPSRYTLSLEVEATKNQKEWKSIESIVLTTPKYPITPLATITSEKIIYGVPAWTDTDPGGASDTDSNLGPAPDPWGDDDACAPIAGSMVVGYYEPQYRTDWYREAIIDILHDLMHTDYCGNTAPDDIGPGLEAFYQDAIRRYWEGELADPPHCSYQVYWYENPDPSWLFGKLKYEVDNNRPGLFRTFQAYLEESGKWITWPHVMSFTGYRIYSNGYEYLQVHTGARNYEALSVDWILVGNWQNADLYVIYPTCISGPEPLSGGDTVER